The Corallococcus exiguus genome has a window encoding:
- a CDS encoding Ig-like domain-containing protein yields the protein MEGLGESGSTARRQRLHFIHQARPWLALILTLAVSACGEGSTSTDTVASIVIRGAPAEALIPGESVQLTATPKDAAGATVDKPVAWTSSNKAVAQVSAQGQVLAVSVGEAAISATSERANTTVMVRVSNPPQPEDTLASVLVSGVPAEPLATGESAQLTATPKDASGATLDRPVTWSSSSSEIAEVNAQGLVRAVSAGDASISATSGRHTTTVAVRVKALQVASVTLGGVPSGPVMTGTTVQLSAIPKDVHGTPLTDRVVTWSSSDTTRAQVSVSGLVTALKPGQVLITATSEAQSAYAALALQSPDIASVSVLADSPGLYVGQEVQLQAVLRNSSGSVVTGRTVTWKSSDASRAVVDANGKVLGVGVGAVTLTATCESASGTANLRVIARPSASWRQTAEWATFQGTARHTGAVEATLDPSAFRSLWSRQLGVGSGALNPVTEGDGRVFASSYSYFSTNQQLSALDARTGEPLWTYNFNRIHSAHPPAYSDGAVYLTTGGHEDSFLYAFDAATGEVRFRGAYGNQWSRYYAPVVMDGTVFMAGGYYGGMYAFNVSGGEHQWFTQTSQYDEWTPAVEGNQVFAYTEPRLQVVDALTGTMSYEIADPGFQWTGWSMNTAPVLGGAQNVLAIQGSRLLSFDLENRTVGWTRKASFTGTVTVAEGVLYVFNNRAVEARSEADGALLWTWIPPEGEPRWTTLVTDNLLFVSTSSNTYAVDLTARVQMWKYPAGGRLALGKDGILFIAQDNGTLAAIAVK from the coding sequence ATGGAAGGTCTTGGAGAGTCGGGCTCGACGGCCCGGCGTCAGCGATTGCACTTCATCCATCAAGCGCGCCCCTGGTTGGCGCTCATCCTGACCCTCGCGGTCAGTGCCTGCGGCGAAGGCTCGACCTCCACCGACACCGTGGCGTCCATCGTCATCCGCGGTGCGCCCGCCGAAGCCCTCATCCCGGGTGAAAGCGTGCAGCTCACCGCGACTCCGAAGGACGCGGCCGGCGCCACCGTGGACAAGCCCGTGGCCTGGACTTCCAGCAACAAGGCCGTCGCGCAGGTGAGTGCCCAGGGGCAGGTGCTCGCGGTGAGCGTGGGGGAGGCAGCCATCTCCGCCACGAGCGAACGCGCCAACACCACCGTCATGGTCCGGGTGTCGAACCCACCGCAGCCCGAGGACACGTTGGCGTCCGTCCTCGTGAGCGGCGTGCCCGCCGAGCCGCTCGCCACCGGAGAGAGCGCGCAGCTCACCGCCACGCCGAAGGACGCATCCGGAGCCACGCTGGATCGGCCGGTGACCTGGAGCTCCAGCAGCAGTGAAATCGCGGAAGTGAATGCCCAGGGCCTGGTTCGGGCCGTGAGCGCGGGGGATGCGTCCATCTCCGCCACGAGCGGGCGGCATACCACCACGGTCGCGGTGCGGGTGAAGGCGCTCCAGGTCGCGTCCGTGACGCTCGGGGGCGTGCCCTCCGGACCGGTGATGACCGGCACCACGGTGCAACTCTCCGCCATTCCGAAGGATGTGCACGGGACCCCGCTCACCGACCGCGTCGTCACCTGGAGTTCGAGCGACACGACCCGTGCCCAGGTGAGCGTCTCCGGCCTGGTGACGGCGCTGAAGCCAGGGCAGGTGCTCATCACCGCGACCAGCGAGGCGCAGAGCGCCTACGCGGCCCTGGCCCTCCAGTCCCCAGACATCGCATCGGTCTCGGTGCTGGCTGACTCCCCCGGGCTCTACGTGGGCCAGGAGGTCCAGCTCCAGGCGGTCCTGAGGAACAGCAGCGGCAGCGTGGTGACGGGACGCACGGTGACATGGAAGAGCTCGGATGCCTCCCGGGCGGTGGTGGACGCGAACGGTAAGGTCCTGGGCGTGGGCGTGGGCGCGGTGACCCTCACCGCCACCTGCGAGAGCGCCTCGGGCACCGCCAACCTGCGTGTGATCGCCAGGCCCTCGGCCTCGTGGCGCCAGACGGCGGAGTGGGCCACCTTCCAGGGCACGGCCCGGCACACCGGCGCGGTTGAGGCGACGTTGGATCCGTCCGCCTTCCGCTCGCTGTGGTCGCGCCAACTGGGCGTGGGCTCCGGCGCGCTGAACCCTGTCACCGAGGGCGACGGCAGGGTCTTCGCCTCCAGTTACAGCTATTTCAGCACCAATCAGCAGCTCTCCGCGCTCGATGCGCGCACAGGCGAGCCGCTGTGGACCTACAACTTCAACCGCATCCACTCGGCCCACCCCCCCGCCTACAGCGACGGGGCGGTCTATCTCACCACTGGAGGACACGAAGACTCGTTCCTCTATGCGTTCGATGCCGCCACCGGCGAGGTCCGGTTCCGTGGCGCGTACGGCAATCAGTGGTCGCGCTACTACGCTCCCGTCGTCATGGACGGGACTGTGTTCATGGCCGGCGGCTACTACGGAGGCATGTATGCCTTCAACGTCTCCGGCGGGGAACACCAGTGGTTCACGCAGACCAGCCAGTACGATGAGTGGACGCCCGCCGTGGAGGGCAACCAGGTGTTCGCCTACACCGAGCCGCGGTTGCAGGTGGTGGATGCCCTCACGGGCACCATGTCCTATGAGATCGCGGACCCCGGCTTCCAGTGGACGGGGTGGAGCATGAACACGGCGCCGGTGCTGGGCGGCGCCCAGAACGTCCTCGCCATCCAGGGCAGCCGGTTGCTGTCCTTCGATCTGGAGAACAGGACGGTAGGCTGGACTCGGAAGGCCAGCTTCACGGGAACGGTCACCGTCGCGGAGGGGGTGTTGTATGTGTTCAACAACCGGGCCGTGGAAGCACGGTCGGAGGCGGATGGTGCCTTGCTGTGGACCTGGATTCCGCCGGAGGGCGAGCCCCGGTGGACGACCCTCGTGACCGACAACCTGCTCTTCGTCAGCACGTCGTCGAACACCTACGCGGTGGACCTCACCGCCCGGGTGCAGATGTGGAAGTACCCTGCCGGCGGCCGTCTCGCGCTGGGCAAGGACGGCATCCTCTTCATCGCGCAGGACAACGGCACCCTGGCAGCCATCGCGGTGAAGTAG
- a CDS encoding glutathione S-transferase N-terminal domain-containing protein, producing the protein MATLEKPVIIGRSSSHFTRIARLFAAELRIDHSFQVVRDLLSTDPADYGGNPALRIPVLKTSQGVWFGALNVSRELWRRSNPRLRVVWPEDLDVPLLANMQELTLQAMATEVTLVMEKMAGAGEGTTHARKLRESLLNMMAWLEENASAALAALPPERDLSYLEVTLFCLVTHLEFRDVLPTASYETLNRFCQQFAQRPSASATPFRFDV; encoded by the coding sequence ATGGCCACGCTCGAAAAGCCTGTCATCATCGGCCGTTCAAGCTCGCATTTCACGCGCATTGCCCGGCTCTTCGCGGCGGAGCTGCGCATCGACCATTCGTTTCAGGTGGTGCGGGACCTCCTGTCCACGGACCCCGCGGATTATGGCGGCAACCCCGCGCTCCGGATCCCCGTCCTGAAGACATCTCAAGGTGTCTGGTTCGGCGCGCTCAATGTCTCTCGTGAGCTGTGGCGGCGGTCGAATCCCAGGCTCCGGGTGGTGTGGCCGGAGGACCTGGACGTACCCCTGCTGGCGAACATGCAGGAACTCACCCTGCAAGCCATGGCGACGGAGGTCACGCTGGTCATGGAGAAGATGGCTGGCGCCGGAGAGGGCACGACCCACGCACGCAAGCTCCGTGAGTCCTTGCTCAACATGATGGCGTGGTTGGAGGAGAACGCGAGCGCCGCGCTGGCCGCCCTCCCGCCCGAGCGGGACCTGAGCTACCTGGAGGTCACGCTCTTCTGCCTCGTGACCCATCTGGAGTTCCGGGACGTCCTACCCACGGCCTCCTATGAAACGCTGAACCGCTTCTGCCAGCAGTTCGCACAGCGCCCATCCGCCAGCGCCACCCCATTCCGCTTTGATGTCTGA
- a CDS encoding helix-turn-helix domain-containing protein, giving the protein MTELDITEVAKRSGVPASTLRFYEERGLLASIGRRGLRRLFGPEVLERLALIAMGRAAGFTLDEIALMFAPDGRPRIDRKMLATQAEKLDKTIRELSAMRDGLRHAAACPAPNHMECPTFRRLLRGAASGAMGARRKRTPRRT; this is encoded by the coding sequence ATGACTGAATTGGACATCACGGAGGTGGCGAAGCGCTCCGGCGTTCCGGCCTCGACACTGCGCTTCTACGAGGAGCGGGGGCTGCTCGCCTCCATCGGCAGGCGGGGGCTGCGCCGTCTGTTCGGGCCCGAGGTGCTGGAGCGGCTGGCGCTGATAGCGATGGGGCGCGCCGCGGGCTTCACGCTTGATGAGATCGCGCTGATGTTCGCGCCGGACGGGCGGCCGCGAATCGACCGGAAGATGCTCGCGACCCAGGCGGAGAAGCTGGACAAGACGATCCGCGAGCTGAGCGCGATGCGCGACGGCCTGCGACACGCCGCGGCCTGCCCCGCGCCGAATCACATGGAGTGCCCCACCTTCCGCCGCCTCCTGCGAGGCGCTGCGTCAGGCGCTATGGGCGCGCGAAGGAAGAGGACACCACGGCGGACGTAA
- a CDS encoding class I SAM-dependent methyltransferase, whose translation MDDTRQPEDEQTKLWNGTAGHAWADNQEVLDAMFKPFEDLLAEAVVASSARQVLDVGCGTGRTTLAVARRLGTKGRCTGIDISEPMLAAARARAEQEGTPARFIRANAQLHAFEPASFDMIISRFGVMFFEDPVRAFANLRHAATNNAEFLAIAWRSPSENPFMTTAERAAAPLVSNIPARRPDAPGQFAFADSNRVHRILEESGWAGIDIQPIDVTCTLPEKELVNYLTRFGLLSRVLQDADDRTRTHVIETVRAAFEPFVHGAEVRYTAACWKVEARASASP comes from the coding sequence ATGGACGACACGCGCCAGCCCGAGGACGAGCAGACGAAGCTGTGGAACGGCACCGCCGGCCACGCCTGGGCCGATAACCAGGAGGTGCTCGATGCGATGTTCAAGCCGTTCGAAGACCTGCTCGCCGAAGCAGTCGTCGCAAGCTCCGCGCGCCAGGTGCTCGACGTCGGTTGCGGTACGGGCAGGACGACTCTCGCCGTCGCGCGGCGGCTGGGCACGAAAGGCCGCTGCACCGGCATCGACATCTCGGAGCCGATGCTCGCCGCCGCCCGTGCCCGGGCTGAACAGGAAGGCACTCCTGCCCGCTTCATCCGAGCCAACGCGCAGCTGCACGCCTTCGAGCCCGCCAGCTTCGACATGATCATCTCGCGCTTCGGCGTCATGTTCTTCGAGGACCCCGTCCGGGCCTTCGCGAACCTGCGACATGCCGCAACGAATAACGCCGAGTTCCTGGCCATCGCGTGGCGGAGTCCTTCGGAGAATCCGTTCATGACAACAGCCGAGCGCGCCGCGGCGCCGCTCGTGTCGAACATCCCCGCACGCCGGCCGGACGCGCCAGGGCAGTTCGCCTTCGCGGATTCGAACCGTGTCCACCGCATCCTGGAGGAGAGCGGCTGGGCCGGAATCGACATCCAGCCCATCGATGTCACCTGCACCCTGCCCGAGAAGGAGCTGGTCAATTACCTGACCCGGTTCGGTCTCCTCAGCAGGGTCCTCCAGGACGCGGACGACCGGACTCGCACCCACGTCATCGAAACGGTCCGCGCCGCGTTCGAGCCGTTCGTGCACGGAGCGGAAGTCCGCTACACCGCTGCCTGCTGGAAGGTGGAGGCCAGGGCGTCAGCGAGCCCCTGA
- a CDS encoding aldehyde dehydrogenase family protein has product MLDTERVGEPLRHLESRILLAEARRAVPEAFDSQGRLLSPVAGKWVQPPAWFNAVSPIDGSVLAELPLLGAAQVATGVEQAAAEFAPWAARRLDDRARVVAEAVVLLHAHRDLLVRILAWDIGKTLPTASNDVDRCLAGIAWYLEQMDRMIDGRKPLGLVSNIASWNYPFSVLLLNVLVQSLAGNSVIAKIPTQGGGVSLTLAFALLRRAGLPVSLVGGRGRDLSEALVGHPRIAGVAFIGGRANGGEVHRRLRETDKRYALEMEGVNAYAITHFTDWDGLGEQIRKGFDFGKQRCTAYTRWVVEKSLVPKFVRTYVDTVSALRVGNPVLGAHVDFGPLISPSKAEELRALIAEAAKQGTQVLHQGMLAEDAFTARQERGAYLPPVLLFGIPRDSELYLREPFGPVDILVSVDSEEELLREANVSNGALVASVATDDPELARRIAKRLHAFKVGINALRSRGDREESFGGRGGSWAGAFVGGTHLVRAFTDGPHPMEGNWPA; this is encoded by the coding sequence ATGCTGGATACCGAACGTGTTGGCGAGCCCCTTCGTCATCTTGAAAGTCGCATCCTTCTGGCCGAGGCCCGGAGGGCGGTACCGGAAGCCTTCGACTCCCAGGGCCGGCTGCTCTCACCCGTCGCTGGGAAGTGGGTCCAGCCGCCTGCCTGGTTCAATGCCGTCTCGCCCATCGACGGCAGCGTCCTCGCGGAGTTGCCGCTGCTGGGCGCCGCCCAGGTCGCCACGGGAGTCGAGCAGGCCGCGGCGGAGTTCGCGCCCTGGGCGGCGCGTCGGCTCGATGACCGCGCCCGTGTCGTCGCGGAGGCGGTGGTGCTGCTTCATGCACACCGGGATCTGCTCGTCCGGATTCTCGCGTGGGACATCGGCAAGACGCTGCCCACGGCCTCCAACGACGTGGACCGGTGTCTCGCGGGCATCGCGTGGTACCTGGAGCAGATGGACCGGATGATCGATGGCCGCAAGCCGCTCGGCCTGGTCTCGAACATCGCCTCCTGGAACTATCCCTTCTCCGTCCTGCTGCTCAACGTGCTCGTGCAGTCGCTCGCGGGCAACTCGGTCATCGCGAAGATTCCGACCCAGGGTGGTGGCGTCTCACTCACGCTCGCCTTCGCGTTGCTGCGCCGCGCGGGTCTTCCCGTCTCGCTCGTGGGGGGCCGCGGGCGGGACCTCTCCGAGGCGCTCGTCGGCCATCCCCGCATCGCGGGCGTCGCCTTCATTGGCGGCCGCGCCAACGGTGGCGAGGTCCACCGTCGCCTGCGTGAAACGGACAAGCGCTACGCGTTGGAGATGGAGGGCGTGAACGCCTACGCCATCACGCACTTCACGGATTGGGACGGGCTTGGCGAACAGATTCGCAAGGGCTTCGACTTCGGCAAGCAGCGCTGCACCGCCTACACCCGCTGGGTCGTCGAGAAGTCGCTCGTCCCGAAGTTCGTCCGGACGTATGTCGATACCGTCTCCGCGTTGCGCGTCGGCAATCCGGTCCTGGGGGCGCACGTGGACTTCGGGCCGCTCATCTCCCCCAGCAAGGCCGAGGAGCTCCGCGCCCTCATCGCCGAGGCGGCGAAGCAGGGCACCCAGGTGCTGCATCAGGGGATGCTCGCGGAGGACGCCTTCACCGCGCGGCAGGAGCGGGGCGCGTACCTGCCGCCCGTCCTGCTCTTCGGCATCCCGCGAGACAGTGAGCTCTACCTGCGCGAACCCTTCGGCCCCGTCGACATCCTGGTGTCGGTGGACTCCGAAGAGGAGCTGCTGCGGGAGGCCAACGTCTCCAACGGCGCGCTCGTGGCCTCGGTGGCGACGGACGACCCGGAGCTCGCCCGGCGCATCGCCAAGCGGCTCCATGCCTTCAAAGTGGGCATCAACGCGCTGCGTTCGCGTGGCGACCGTGAGGAGTCCTTCGGCGGCAGGGGCGGCTCATGGGCAGGCGCCTTCGTCGGTGGCACCCACCTGGTGCGCGCCTTCACGGACGGCCCGCATCCCATGGAAGGCAACTGGCCCGCTTGA
- a CDS encoding 3-hydroxyacyl-CoA dehydrogenase family protein: protein MRIGVVGGGAMGCGIALELAIAGRQVVLFNRQAESSEAARVKLERDAALLVETGMLGAEQRTTALARIHRTTVLAEAAVVQDLVIESIPEDLALKQQLFKELDRLASPDTLLATNTTALSVTAIARDCAHPERVLSAHYYLPAHLVPLVDVIPGEKTSPDAVETVRRFLEELGKSPVVFAKDVPGSVGPRLQQALIGEAFRIVQEGVATPEMVDRVLTQGIGRRLGASGIFDRLDLVGLDFITNILRGSGRPVPPVLAQKVDQGELGLKTGQGFYPWTPDSAAAFEERMARHLITQLREDRAAGRLPTPESGE from the coding sequence ATGAGGATTGGCGTTGTTGGCGGCGGAGCCATGGGGTGCGGCATCGCACTCGAGCTCGCCATCGCCGGCAGACAGGTGGTGCTCTTCAACAGGCAGGCGGAGAGCAGCGAGGCAGCGCGCGTGAAGTTGGAGCGCGACGCCGCGCTGCTGGTGGAGACAGGGATGCTCGGCGCTGAGCAACGCACCACCGCGCTCGCGCGCATCCATCGCACCACGGTGCTCGCCGAGGCCGCCGTGGTTCAGGACCTGGTCATCGAATCCATCCCCGAGGACCTGGCGCTCAAGCAGCAACTCTTCAAGGAGCTGGACCGGCTCGCGTCACCGGACACCCTGCTCGCCACCAACACCACCGCGCTGAGCGTGACAGCCATTGCCCGAGACTGCGCTCACCCGGAGCGTGTCCTCTCCGCGCACTACTACCTGCCCGCGCACCTGGTGCCGCTGGTGGACGTCATCCCTGGCGAGAAGACCTCACCCGACGCGGTGGAGACAGTGCGGCGATTCCTTGAAGAGTTGGGCAAGTCGCCCGTGGTGTTCGCCAAGGACGTGCCGGGCTCGGTGGGCCCGCGCCTGCAGCAGGCGCTCATTGGCGAAGCCTTCCGAATCGTGCAGGAGGGAGTGGCCACGCCGGAGATGGTGGACCGCGTGCTCACCCAGGGCATCGGGCGGCGCCTGGGTGCCTCCGGCATCTTCGACCGGCTGGACCTCGTGGGCCTGGACTTCATCACCAATATCCTGCGCGGCTCGGGGCGTCCGGTGCCGCCGGTGCTCGCCCAGAAGGTGGACCAGGGCGAGCTGGGCCTGAAGACGGGCCAGGGCTTCTATCCGTGGACGCCGGACAGCGCCGCCGCCTTCGAGGAGCGCATGGCCCGCCACCTCATCACGCAGCTGCGCGAGGACCGGGCCGCGGGCCGCCTCCCCACGCCGGAGTCCGGAGAATGA
- a CDS encoding MPN domain-containing protein, with product MSADVVLMDPAALSDFMADAVREYAACTPELPPRNWAVLLGRFTDDAMHVERVGFATNIRETDDTVLQEFEAAIIPRFGACYANGRRGYWCEPRELLRITAEAEAEGLEVLGSIHLHPDWHRIGPPHERGLRVSQEPTPMDRHLFQGSGWPLNMILYLERREGRLYHSLGAWAPPDDAESATGCRALAIRMRTPERGLA from the coding sequence ATGAGCGCTGACGTCGTGCTCATGGACCCGGCGGCGCTGTCTGATTTCATGGCGGACGCCGTCCGGGAGTACGCGGCGTGCACGCCGGAGCTTCCGCCACGCAACTGGGCCGTGCTGCTGGGCCGCTTCACGGACGACGCGATGCACGTGGAGCGCGTGGGCTTCGCCACCAACATCCGCGAGACGGACGACACCGTGCTCCAGGAGTTCGAAGCGGCCATCATCCCCCGCTTCGGCGCATGCTACGCCAACGGGAGGCGCGGCTACTGGTGTGAGCCTCGCGAGCTGCTGCGCATCACCGCCGAGGCCGAGGCCGAGGGACTGGAAGTGCTCGGCTCCATCCACCTGCACCCGGACTGGCACCGCATTGGCCCGCCCCACGAGCGCGGCCTGCGCGTCAGCCAGGAGCCCACGCCCATGGACCGGCACCTGTTCCAGGGCAGTGGCTGGCCGCTCAACATGATCCTCTACCTGGAGCGGCGAGAGGGCAGGCTCTACCACTCGCTCGGAGCGTGGGCCCCACCCGACGACGCTGAGTCCGCCACGGGCTGCCGCGCGCTCGCCATCCGCATGCGCACTCCGGAGAGGGGCTTGGCGTAG
- a CDS encoding McrB family protein produces MGKAFDELLSGMIAGRAWKQMGDPESVRQLLWAVYEERYHKADHHKSRYQLRVNLQKKDDAASYAGFITAENPTSGAYQGTSFVWMPGTEGSIAVLVIGTDGFGADTHILGRPGHARRLRALARLHNGKIWVKPDLLDVTSQVPEPIIENWPDQLDAVSKAYGKVIYAAVPVRSNKDSEAVEDLLDLFFSEHDTPLTSAARQRWNERHAAILGAIFPQVELPQVLALLRERRFVILEGPPGTGKTRLAYEVARQIGQATRIQFHPARTYEDFVVGLYPKPAAGGLAFEVRLGDFLRANKAAETGEHVLLIDEVNRADLSRVLGEAIVLLEPGEQREIELPHRPDGWNDRKVSLASGLHLLATRNTADRTIARMDLAVRRRFAFLEMWPDRRPVDAEGVPLAIACFNDVLDTFTEFADEEALKLIPGHAYFLDPRHDQDAKERGKRIARRLDLELIPLLREYLSERLTGSASQPIAGLTDRIASRLQEERAA; encoded by the coding sequence ATGGGCAAAGCCTTTGATGAGCTGCTATCCGGGATGATCGCTGGCCGGGCCTGGAAGCAGATGGGAGACCCCGAGTCGGTGCGGCAGCTTCTCTGGGCCGTTTATGAGGAGCGCTATCACAAGGCTGACCACCATAAGTCGCGATACCAGTTGCGGGTGAATCTTCAGAAGAAGGACGACGCCGCCTCTTACGCCGGATTCATCACTGCTGAAAACCCCACCTCGGGTGCTTACCAAGGGACCTCCTTCGTCTGGATGCCAGGAACGGAGGGGAGCATTGCGGTCCTCGTGATTGGGACAGACGGCTTCGGTGCGGACACCCATATTCTGGGACGGCCTGGCCACGCCCGCCGCCTTCGCGCCCTGGCTCGACTCCACAATGGCAAGATATGGGTGAAACCCGACTTGCTCGATGTAACCTCACAGGTACCGGAGCCCATCATCGAGAACTGGCCAGACCAACTCGATGCCGTCAGTAAGGCCTACGGCAAAGTTATCTACGCCGCCGTTCCGGTTCGCTCGAACAAAGATAGCGAGGCCGTAGAGGACCTACTGGACCTCTTCTTCTCCGAACATGACACCCCGCTGACGAGTGCCGCTCGGCAGCGCTGGAACGAGCGGCACGCAGCAATCTTGGGAGCGATCTTTCCCCAGGTGGAATTGCCCCAGGTCTTGGCGCTCCTTCGGGAGCGACGCTTCGTCATCCTTGAAGGCCCACCGGGCACCGGAAAGACACGGCTGGCCTATGAGGTGGCGCGCCAGATTGGCCAGGCGACTCGTATTCAGTTCCACCCGGCTCGCACATATGAAGACTTCGTCGTGGGGCTGTATCCGAAACCGGCCGCAGGAGGGCTTGCCTTCGAGGTTCGGCTCGGAGACTTCTTGCGAGCCAACAAAGCCGCAGAAACGGGCGAACACGTCCTTCTGATTGACGAGGTCAACCGCGCAGACCTCTCGCGCGTGCTTGGAGAGGCCATCGTCCTCCTGGAGCCTGGCGAGCAGCGTGAAATCGAACTGCCCCACCGTCCAGACGGGTGGAACGACCGAAAGGTTTCCCTGGCTTCGGGTCTTCACCTCTTGGCGACCCGCAATACCGCGGACCGGACCATCGCCCGCATGGACCTGGCAGTCCGCCGCCGCTTTGCATTCCTCGAGATGTGGCCGGACCGACGGCCCGTGGACGCAGAGGGGGTACCTCTGGCGATAGCCTGCTTCAACGACGTCCTCGATACCTTCACTGAGTTTGCCGATGAGGAGGCCCTGAAGCTCATTCCAGGCCACGCGTACTTCCTCGACCCAAGGCACGACCAAGACGCCAAGGAGAGAGGGAAACGCATCGCACGCCGCCTCGATCTCGAACTCATCCCGCTCTTACGCGAGTACCTCTCCGAGCGACTCACCGGCAGTGCCAGCCAGCCCATCGCGGGCCTCACCGATCGCATTGCCTCACGTCTTCAGGAAGAGCGAGCGGCGTGA